GCGCAGGAACTTGGTGTTCGCTCCTACACCTCCTTTGAGGAGGCTCTGGAAAAAGAAACGTTTGATGCGGTGTGCATTGCCTCTTTAACGTTCACCCATCGGGATATCGTCGAGAAAGCGGCGAAAGCCAAAAAGCACATCTTCTGCGAGAAGCCCCTTGCCCAGAACCTCGGAGAAGCCCTGGCAATGAAGAAAGCCGTGGAGGAGGCAGGGGTGAAGTTCCAGATTGGTTTCATGCGCCGGTACGATCCCGAAATTCGGCGGGCCTTTGAGATGGTCCAGGAGGGACTCATTGGAGACCTTGTCCTTGTGAAGTCCACGGGGAGGGGCCCCGGTCTTCCTCCTTCCTGGATCTGGGATCGGGCAAAGAGTGGAGGAATGCTTGCTGAGGTGTCCTCCCACGATATTGATGCCGTTTTGTGGTTCGCCCAGAAAAGGCCCCTGCGGGTGTTCATGGAGGCGAAGAACTTCAAGTCTCCTGAAGCTCGGGAATCCTTCCCCGATTTCTACGACCACTACCTCCTCACCATCGCTTTCTCTGACGGTCCTTTCGGAATCATCGACGGCGGTTGCCCCGTTGGGTATGCGTACGATGCCCGAATGGAAATCCTGGGGACGAAGGGGATGATTCGGGTCGGGGAAACGGAGGGGAAGGGACCTGTCCTGTACACAACCGAAAAGAAGGCAGTTCGGGACACCCAGGCAGGGTGGGCCCTGCGCTTCAGGGAGGGATACCTCGAAGAGCTCAAGGCCTTCATTCGCTCGGTGCTTTCTGGCACAGAGCCTGCGCCCTCTCTTGAAGATGGGCTTCGGGTGGTGCGAATCGTGGGGGCGGGGCATGAGTCCCTTGCCCTGGGGAAACCGGTGGAGATAAAGGAGTGGTGATGGTGGCCTTTCTCATTGGGTGCGATCTGGGGACAACGGCCACAAAGACCGGCATCTTCGATACCGAAGGAAATGCCCTCGCTATTGCCCGGGAGAGTTCAAACATCATCTACGGCCAGGATGGGAGCGTCACCCAGGACCCAGAGGAGATGCTCCTGTCGGTCGTTCGCACGGTGAAGGAAGTGGTGGAGAAAAGCGGGGTGAATCCCAAAGACGTGGTGGCCTTAGCCATCGACGGCCAGATGGCGGGCATCATGGGGGTGGATAAGGAGGGGGAGGCGGCAACTCCCTACGACTCCTGGCTTGACGTTCGCTCTGCTTCGTACGCCGAGGAGATGAAAAAAAGAGCCGAAGATCTTATCATCACCAAATCGGGCATGGGACCGAGTATCAACCATGGCCCAAAGATTCTCTGGTGGAAGAGGGAACACCCGGAGGTCTACCGGCGTATTGTGAAGTTCACCGTCCCGGGCTGCTGGGTAGCCCAGAAACTCGCGGGGCTCAAGGGAGACGAGACGTACATCGACTACACGTACATGCACTTCTCCTGTTTTGCGGACCTCAAGGAGAAGAAATGGGACGAGGAAATTCTCGGAATCTTTGACATCGAGAAGGAGAAAATGCCCCGTATCGTCTCTCCCTGGGAGGTTATAGGCTACCTAAAGGAGGAGTGGGCGAAGGCCATGGGCCTTCCCTCAGGGGTTCCCATTGTTGCCGGTTGTGGCGATCAGGCGGCGAATACCTTAGGAGCAGGGGTGGTGAAGCCAGGCATTGCCTTTGATATTGCCGGGACAGCGTCCTGCTTTGCCGTTTTCGTGGACCGGTTCGTTCCCGATGTGCGTTACAAGACCCTCCTTTTCCCCCGTTCC
This region of Candidatus Caldatribacterium sp. genomic DNA includes:
- a CDS encoding Gfo/Idh/MocA family oxidoreductase, with amino-acid sequence MEKVSFVLVGAGRAGMVHGRNLVHYIPEGELKAVVDVDKAKAQEAAQELGVRSYTSFEEALEKETFDAVCIASLTFTHRDIVEKAAKAKKHIFCEKPLAQNLGEALAMKKAVEEAGVKFQIGFMRRYDPEIRRAFEMVQEGLIGDLVLVKSTGRGPGLPPSWIWDRAKSGGMLAEVSSHDIDAVLWFAQKRPLRVFMEAKNFKSPEARESFPDFYDHYLLTIAFSDGPFGIIDGGCPVGYAYDARMEILGTKGMIRVGETEGKGPVLYTTEKKAVRDTQAGWALRFREGYLEELKAFIRSVLSGTEPAPSLEDGLRVVRIVGAGHESLALGKPVEIKEW
- a CDS encoding xylulose kinase, producing MVAFLIGCDLGTTATKTGIFDTEGNALAIARESSNIIYGQDGSVTQDPEEMLLSVVRTVKEVVEKSGVNPKDVVALAIDGQMAGIMGVDKEGEAATPYDSWLDVRSASYAEEMKKRAEDLIITKSGMGPSINHGPKILWWKREHPEVYRRIVKFTVPGCWVAQKLAGLKGDETYIDYTYMHFSCFADLKEKKWDEEILGIFDIEKEKMPRIVSPWEVIGYLKEEWAKAMGLPSGVPIVAGCGDQAANTLGAGVVKPGIAFDIAGTASCFAVFVDRFVPDVRYKTLLFPRSVLEGYYYPMAYINGGGMDVEWARNELFRDLAHLPDAFARINEEVEKKVSPPSGLV